In Lactococcus paracarnosus, a genomic segment contains:
- a CDS encoding phage tail tip lysozyme has translation MAKHDKQLTDKTKQTVLKLALGTGTFVGAVALTTLTVSADTYTVKAGDTLSEIAHKYDTSVETLAKLNHIPNINQISINQKIETNQPEQTDPPKPADQTAPITESVETTTPAVTYTVKAGDTLSAISGQQGVSVEEIVKQSNLINANLIYVGQTLIIKPEIKTKKQIVPKVTPAVTYKVKAGDTLWQIANAEKVTIAEIVQQSHIDNANMIYVGQELIIKPATTTYGNGSLSISATDLAKQTGLSEATAQNVIDIANHLMGQEGFTVQGAAGALAVAQRESGFNPEAINTSGGVAGIFQWSGWSNNINGNRWNRASEKTLSMPVQLALISTELNSNFKKVKDLVGSATDAKQASLDWTVYYEGVALSDPQTKEQTLLANAEKWYNLLKDHVADTGEDAVAVPFDVTQGPYSSTGNTYAAGQCTWFVKDVFKARMGDYWGNAKDWSASAQREGVPVDNNPVADQTIAVFQPGSAGSDATYGHVAVVVGVSGDSITIKEMNGTAGIGKTNTRIVPKSSATYIHMTY, from the coding sequence ATGGCAAAGCATGATAAACAATTAACAGATAAAACAAAACAAACAGTATTAAAACTGGCATTAGGTACTGGAACATTTGTTGGTGCGGTAGCACTGACTACGCTCACAGTATCTGCTGATACATATACTGTAAAAGCTGGGGATACACTTTCAGAGATTGCACACAAATATGACACCTCTGTTGAGACGCTAGCAAAACTTAATCATATTCCAAATATTAACCAAATTAGTATCAATCAAAAAATAGAAACTAATCAACCAGAACAGACTGACCCACCTAAACCAGCAGATCAAACTGCGCCAATTACTGAATCAGTCGAAACAACAACGCCAGCCGTGACTTATACTGTAAAAGCTGGGGATACACTTAGTGCCATCTCAGGCCAACAAGGTGTTAGTGTTGAAGAAATCGTCAAACAATCCAACCTCATAAATGCTAATCTCATCTATGTTGGTCAAACACTCATTATCAAACCAGAAATAAAGACAAAAAAACAGATTGTTCCTAAAGTAACACCCGCTGTAACCTACAAAGTCAAAGCTGGGGATACACTTTGGCAAATTGCCAATGCTGAAAAAGTAACGATTGCCGAGATTGTCCAACAGTCACACATAGATAATGCCAACATGATCTATGTTGGTCAAGAATTAATCATCAAACCTGCTACTACAACTTATGGAAATGGTAGCTTAAGCATCTCGGCAACAGATTTAGCCAAACAAACAGGACTTTCTGAAGCAACAGCACAAAATGTGATTGACATTGCCAATCACTTGATGGGACAAGAAGGCTTTACTGTGCAAGGTGCTGCTGGTGCTTTAGCCGTTGCTCAACGTGAATCAGGATTTAACCCTGAAGCGATCAATACATCTGGCGGTGTAGCTGGCATCTTCCAATGGTCTGGGTGGTCAAATAATATCAATGGTAATCGTTGGAATAGAGCTAGTGAAAAAACATTATCTATGCCAGTGCAACTAGCGCTTATCTCAACTGAACTAAACAGTAACTTCAAAAAAGTGAAAGACTTAGTTGGTAGTGCAACTGATGCTAAACAGGCTAGCCTGGACTGGACTGTTTATTACGAAGGTGTTGCCTTAAGTGATCCACAAACAAAAGAGCAAACACTATTGGCTAATGCTGAAAAATGGTACAACCTACTTAAAGACCATGTTGCTGATACAGGGGAAGATGCAGTTGCAGTGCCATTTGATGTCACACAAGGTCCTTATAGTAGTACTGGGAATACTTATGCTGCTGGCCAATGTACTTGGTTTGTTAAAGACGTATTCAAGGCACGTATGGGAGACTACTGGGGAAATGCCAAAGATTGGTCTGCTTCAGCGCAACGAGAAGGCGTTCCAGTCGATAACAACCCTGTAGCCGACCAAACAATCGCTGTCTTCCAACCTGGTAGTGCTGGTTCAGACGCAACTTATGGCCACGTTGCCGTTGTTGTCGGTGTAAGTGGCGATAGCATCACAATCAAAGAAATGAATGGTACAGCAGGGATTGGTAAGACAAATACCAGAATCGTTCCTAAATCATCTGCAACCTATATTCATATGACCTATTAA
- a CDS encoding branched-chain amino acid ABC transporter permease translates to MQIIVNGLILGSVYALIALGYTMVYGIIKLINFAHGDVYMMGAFMGYYFINFLHLNFFIALILSMIGCAILGMVIEFLAYRPLRKSSKVAALITAIGVSFLLENVMIYFVGSASRQFPSAINVEKYSLGSVTITNVQLMILVTAIILMILLQLIVKKTKMGKAMRAVSVEADAARLMGINVDRTISFTFALGSALAGAAGVLIGLYYGSIDPLMGMAPGLKAFVAAVLGGIGIIPGAALGGIVIGLLETVAQSLPGKLSWVAGYKDAVVYAVLIIILLIRPAGILGKNVKEKV, encoded by the coding sequence ATGCAAATTATTGTAAACGGCTTGATTCTCGGCAGTGTCTATGCGTTGATAGCGCTTGGCTACACTATGGTTTACGGGATTATCAAACTCATCAACTTTGCGCATGGAGACGTCTATATGATGGGCGCTTTTATGGGCTATTATTTTATTAACTTCTTGCACTTAAATTTTTTCATCGCCTTAATTTTATCAATGATTGGCTGTGCGATACTGGGTATGGTCATAGAATTTTTGGCCTATCGCCCACTACGTAAGTCAAGTAAGGTAGCGGCCTTAATCACTGCAATCGGTGTCTCATTTTTACTTGAAAATGTGATGATTTATTTCGTTGGCTCTGCCTCACGTCAATTTCCAAGTGCAATCAATGTGGAAAAGTATTCACTAGGTAGTGTGACGATTACAAATGTGCAACTGATGATTTTGGTGACAGCTATTATCTTGATGATTTTATTGCAGCTCATCGTTAAAAAGACAAAAATGGGTAAAGCCATGCGTGCTGTTTCAGTTGAGGCAGATGCGGCACGTCTGATGGGGATAAATGTCGATCGCACGATTAGTTTCACTTTTGCACTTGGCTCAGCACTTGCTGGTGCAGCTGGGGTTTTGATTGGCCTTTATTATGGCTCGATCGATCCACTTATGGGGATGGCACCAGGGCTTAAAGCCTTTGTTGCAGCAGTTCTCGGTGGGATTGGGATCATTCCTGGTGCAGCGCTTGGCGGTATCGTTATCGGTCTGCTTGAGACAGTTGCTCAGTCACTTCCAGGTAAATTATCATGGGTAGCAGGCTATAAAGATGCAGTGGTTTATGCTGTCTTGATCATCATTCTTTTAATCCGTCCTGCCGGTATACTGGGCAAAAACGTGAAAGAGAAGGTGTAA
- a CDS encoding branched-chain amino acid ABC transporter permease, whose protein sequence is MKKNLKLSIIWLVIIAVIYGILIGLINAGVINEFVAQIITQIGINLIVAVGLNLVIGFTGQFSFGSAGFMAIGAYSSAIISARMAPTWGTIFLSMLIGAIVAGIVAIIVGYPTLRLKGDYLAIATLGVSEIIRILIMNGGDLTNGAAGLSGIILFTDWGMTFIFAVIVIVLILNFINSPSGRATLSVREDEIASESMGVNVTRVKVIAFTIGAMVTAVAGSLYAGFIGTVTPKDFTWMKSVDALIIVVLGGLGSITGTIIAAIILGLLNMFLQDFGAIRMIIYSLILILVMIFRPGGLLGTWEFKLSRFFNKKENKESN, encoded by the coding sequence ATGAAAAAAAATCTAAAACTATCGATTATCTGGCTCGTTATTATTGCTGTTATTTATGGTATCTTAATCGGTCTTATCAATGCTGGTGTAATCAATGAATTTGTTGCTCAAATCATCACGCAAATTGGGATTAATCTGATCGTTGCAGTTGGTCTGAATCTGGTAATCGGCTTTACTGGTCAGTTCTCATTTGGTTCCGCTGGTTTTATGGCAATCGGGGCTTATTCGTCTGCGATTATCTCAGCTCGTATGGCACCAACTTGGGGAACGATTTTCTTGTCAATGCTGATTGGTGCAATTGTTGCAGGTATCGTCGCGATTATTGTCGGTTATCCGACTTTACGTCTGAAAGGTGACTATCTAGCCATCGCAACGCTTGGTGTGTCTGAAATTATTCGTATCCTGATTATGAATGGTGGGGACCTAACTAATGGTGCTGCTGGTTTATCAGGGATTATCCTGTTTACTGACTGGGGGATGACCTTCATCTTCGCTGTTATCGTGATTGTCTTGATCTTGAATTTTATTAATTCACCATCAGGTCGTGCCACTTTATCAGTTCGTGAAGATGAGATTGCCTCTGAGTCGATGGGTGTAAACGTGACGCGTGTTAAAGTAATTGCCTTTACAATCGGTGCCATGGTGACAGCTGTTGCGGGTAGCCTATATGCTGGTTTTATCGGAACTGTGACACCTAAAGATTTCACATGGATGAAATCAGTAGATGCCTTGATTATTGTTGTACTAGGTGGATTAGGCTCAATTACAGGGACAATCATTGCCGCAATTATCTTGGGCTTACTTAATATGTTCCTACAAGATTTTGGGGCGATTCGGATGATCATATACTCATTGATCCTGATCTTAGTCATGATTTTCCGCCCAGGTGGCTTACTTGGCACATGGGAGTTCAAGCTCTCACGTTTCTTCAATAAAAAAGAAAATAAGGAGTCTAACTAA
- a CDS encoding ABC transporter ATP-binding protein: MALLEVKNLTKNFGGLTAVGDVNLELGESELVGLIGPNGAGKTTLFNLLTGVYEPSEGTVTLAGDILNGLSTYKIAAAGLSRTFQNIRLFKNLTVLDNVLIAMGTRKKSRLFASFFRLPAYYKQEAEMKKEALELLAIFDLDVKQASLAKNLPYGEQRRLEIVRALATKPKILFLDEPAAGMNPQETAELTALIKQIQQQFNITILLIEHDMSLVMNVTERIYVLEYGRLIAHGTPDEIKNNKRVIEAYLGGEA, from the coding sequence ATGGCACTTCTTGAAGTAAAAAATCTTACAAAAAACTTTGGTGGCTTAACAGCTGTCGGAGATGTCAATCTTGAACTTGGTGAGTCTGAGCTTGTTGGGCTTATCGGGCCAAATGGCGCTGGTAAAACAACGCTGTTCAACTTGTTAACTGGTGTCTATGAGCCATCTGAAGGTACAGTTACCTTGGCTGGCGATATATTAAATGGCTTGTCGACCTATAAAATCGCTGCTGCTGGTCTATCTCGTACTTTCCAAAATATACGCCTATTTAAAAACTTGACTGTTTTGGATAATGTCTTGATTGCCATGGGAACAAGAAAAAAATCCCGTCTTTTTGCATCATTTTTCCGCTTGCCTGCTTATTATAAGCAAGAAGCAGAGATGAAAAAAGAAGCATTAGAGCTACTCGCTATCTTTGATTTAGATGTCAAGCAAGCAAGCTTGGCCAAAAATTTACCATACGGTGAACAACGTCGTTTGGAGATTGTGCGTGCGCTAGCGACGAAACCAAAGATTTTGTTCTTGGATGAACCTGCTGCGGGGATGAATCCGCAAGAAACGGCAGAATTAACGGCGCTCATCAAGCAAATTCAACAACAGTTTAATATTACGATTCTGTTGATTGAACATGATATGAGTCTTGTCATGAATGTAACTGAACGAATCTATGTTTTAGAATATGGTCGTTTGATTGCACATGGTACGCCAGATGAAATCAAAAACAACAAACGGGTTATCGAAGCTTATTTGGGAGGAGAAGCATAA
- a CDS encoding ABC transporter ATP-binding protein, which produces MAMLTINNLDVHYGVIQAVRDVSFEVNEGEVVSLIGANGAGKTSILRTISGLVRPSNGSIQFEGKDIHKTPAQKIVASGLSQVPEGRHVFPGLTVMENLEMGAFLRKNREENAQNLKKIFARFPRLEERKGQDAATLSGGEQQMLAMGRALMSQPKLLLLDEPSMGLAPIFIQEIFEIIKDIQKQGTTVLLIEQNANMALSIADRGYVLETGKVILSGTGKALLASDDVRKAYLGG; this is translated from the coding sequence ATGGCAATGTTAACAATTAATAATCTTGATGTCCATTATGGTGTCATTCAAGCTGTTCGTGACGTCTCTTTTGAAGTCAATGAAGGTGAAGTTGTCTCACTTATCGGGGCAAATGGTGCAGGTAAAACATCTATTCTCCGCACGATTTCTGGTCTTGTTCGCCCATCAAATGGGTCGATTCAATTTGAAGGAAAAGATATTCATAAAACGCCAGCTCAAAAAATCGTAGCCAGTGGCTTATCACAAGTCCCAGAAGGTCGTCATGTCTTTCCTGGCTTGACTGTTATGGAAAACTTGGAGATGGGTGCTTTCTTACGTAAAAATCGTGAGGAGAATGCACAGAATTTGAAGAAAATTTTTGCACGTTTTCCACGTTTAGAAGAGCGAAAAGGTCAAGATGCAGCGACTTTATCTGGTGGGGAGCAACAGATGCTTGCCATGGGTCGTGCCTTGATGAGTCAGCCAAAACTATTGTTATTGGATGAACCATCAATGGGCCTAGCACCGATATTTATTCAAGAAATTTTTGAAATTATCAAAGATATTCAAAAACAAGGGACGACAGTTCTCTTGATTGAGCAAAATGCGAATATGGCCTTGTCAATCGCAGATCGTGGTTACGTATTAGAAACAGGAAAAGTCATCTTGTCAGGTACAGGTAAAGCACTACTAGCTTCAGATGATGTCCGAAAAGCTTATCTTGGTGGCTAA
- a CDS encoding CBS domain-containing protein: MAVKDFMTKKVIYVSPTTKIAKAADIMKEQGIHRLPVISDDKLVGLVTAGTIEKASPSVATSLSVYEMNYLLNKTTVGEVMIRDVQTISKYATMEDAVYQMRQHNIGVLPVVDNDQISGLITDKDVFGAFLRVAGYGEAGVHVRLLMADTVGSLAKVAELLAAHLLDVRSIIQINTENQKSAVEFQLIGKLSTTEIEAIFKTAGFEVDDIHVTENKLVR; encoded by the coding sequence ATGGCAGTGAAAGATTTTATGACAAAAAAAGTTATCTATGTTTCGCCAACGACAAAGATAGCTAAGGCTGCGGATATCATGAAGGAACAAGGTATTCATAGATTACCAGTTATTTCGGATGATAAGCTTGTGGGTTTAGTGACAGCAGGGACGATTGAAAAAGCAAGTCCCTCAGTTGCGACTTCCTTATCCGTTTATGAGATGAATTATCTACTTAACAAGACAACAGTCGGTGAAGTGATGATCCGAGATGTTCAAACAATCTCAAAATATGCGACAATGGAAGATGCCGTTTATCAGATGCGGCAACATAATATCGGTGTCTTACCTGTGGTCGATAACGACCAAATCAGCGGTCTGATTACTGATAAAGATGTTTTTGGTGCCTTTCTCAGAGTAGCAGGCTATGGTGAAGCAGGTGTTCACGTTCGTCTTTTGATGGCTGATACTGTAGGATCATTGGCCAAGGTAGCAGAACTATTGGCAGCGCATTTGCTTGATGTACGAAGCATCATCCAGATCAATACTGAAAATCAAAAATCTGCTGTGGAATTCCAATTGATTGGTAAACTTAGCACGACAGAGATTGAAGCTATTTTTAAAACAGCTGGATTTGAAGTGGACGATATTCATGTCACGGAAAATAAGTTGGTTAGATAA